Part of the Arachis hypogaea cultivar Tifrunner chromosome 6, arahy.Tifrunner.gnm2.J5K5, whole genome shotgun sequence genome, TTTGgatgttttacaattccttcccagaatttgttctatgattgaaaaaatacttctttggcttttattttcttttgtttaatcttctcttattaccattagatgtcttgatgaggttccacttgcgttggaaagctaacgtggggtttcgatttgatatataatttgctatagtggccgtacagttaggcgacgcgaacgcgtgctccacgcggacgcgtcgcatctaCGAAAATCAGTGTGGCAGAATTCGTTTCCAGAGAATCCTGGGCTAATTCCGGCcaagtttcaagcccagaaaatacatattaaaggctgcaaagtggaggaatgaagagAGACGACTCATaacacacttttcataattttagatgtagtttttagagagagaggctctctcctctctcttaggatttaggattatgatttttagaatttagaagtatttcttcttcatttcaggttcaatattcttatttatttattttctttttttttttgtttaacgatcattcatgttatgattttctttatatgatataaattgaggtaatttagactcatgattgcttttccctatttataatttagattatttactattggctttggttgattaattggtaactcttgagttatcaaactcatcgtgattgatgaTTATCattcttgctgattaatttagattcctataactctagtctttccttaaggagttgactaggactttaggtgttaaattaatttgtccacttaactgaccttcatagttagaggttgacttaggggtagcaaaaatataattctcatcaccattgataaggataactaggatacactacaagaaaaatacccattcagccacactttttttaagctacatttgaaaagcgtagcctattcatagaataggctacgcttttctctgtgttgcctttttatatgagaaaaggatacacaattgtggcatcatttaaaaagtgtagccttaagtattttagaaatcacttataaagcgtagccttatCTAAATATCTATGACTACACTTTTCTTATCTAAGGAAACGCTTTTAAAGAGTAGCTTATTTATTCTGTTTCAGGTGCGCTTTTAAAATGTCTCCTAATATGATCCTCAATAAACACTTACTAAAATCCCCCTCACTCACGCAGCAGTGCAGCACACACTCTCATCCTCACTCAACATACACAAACACGAAAGAGAGAAGAAATCAGAGGgagaaggaaaggaaagaaagagAGGACGACGCCATCTATGGCTCCGCCGCCGTCGCCGTTGTCGTCGAGCGCCAGTGAGAGAGAGAGCTCGAGGATGAGAGGAAACGCGATGGAGGAGAGAAAAAGGAGGTGCTCCATCGCCGCTGAAACTCCACCACCACTGCTAGGGCTTGTTTCAGTCGCCGTTCTACCACCGTCGGGCTTCTGTGCCCCCGCCGAGGAGCTCGAAGGGAGGAAGGATGGATGTATCGCCGCCTTTGTGCTCTGTCGCGGCGCTGCCGTCAACTGGAGCTCGCCGCTGAGCTGCTGCACCACCTCCAAGCCGTTGCGTCGCCGCTCATCTCTTCACTGTCACTGCTCAACACCATCGTCGTATCCTCTGTCACCAGGTGAGCATTCTCTGTTCTGCATCCTCTCTTTCTTGCTCATTCTCTAACTCGCTCTCACTTTGTAGTTCAAATGTGTGTATGATTTTGATAGTGATGATGAACTGCAATGGCTAATTGAGATACAGAAGGTATGTATCAATTTTCAATTGGTTCTGTGAATTTTTGGGGGGTTTTGGGTTCTAATTTTAGGTTTTCTAATTTTGGGGGTTTCACCTTTTGATTCTCAATTTGTTATGATTCCTTTCTGTGTTTGGCATAAACAGAAGCAATAGGTGTTGGAAATTTCATACGTGCATGCTAAACTAGGGAAATCATTCTGTAGGAAAGTGTCGatttctctgcttcttttcttccttcttaaTACCTTTCATTGATTGTAATTATGTagattttgattttcaattttgCAGTTTATCTCCTTTTGTTTTTCAGCAAATCGTTGATCAAACAATCAAGGAATCGGATCAATGTGATAAGGAGAAAGAGAAATTCAGCAAAGAAGTTTCTTAAGCAAGACACCATTGATCTGCTTGCGAATCATTTATAGGTTGCTTACAATAGagtaattgatttattttttctGCTTTTGTTTCATGAAATTTAGAAAACCTGTATGCATAAACTAgcgattttattttttaattgtaattacTTTCGCATACAATTAGTAAACTACGTGTTTGATATATGAATTACTATAGTTGTTATTATACTGAGCTAGGACCAAATACAAAGTCTGAGtctattttaacatttttaatcaattttcagTATTGAAATTGTTCAAGTGGATTTGGCATGTTATCACACAAGGCTGTGCACCTGATTCAAGGCATAAACGAGCAAAAGGCAAGGTTTCTGATTCACAATGCTTAATTGCTCAGATAATTGTTGTTGCTggattaatttctttattttgaaaTATGAACTGGTTTCTAGTCTTCCACATAGTCCAGCTAAGAAAGCCTATGTTACTGATTAAGAACTAAGAACACTATTCCATTTAATTGTAGCGAAAGAGAGAAAATCCTAATGAACCAGGTTCACCAATTTTTACTATGTACTTATGTACTATCCCTTATTTACTATCCCTTATTTACTCTGTGATGTCCCTCATTAGGTTCATAGTATCTTTTGTAGCAGCAATGCCCTCTGGATCCCTTGCCACAACAAGGAAGGTATCAACTTGGCCTCCTTTCTCTCAGAGAATAAAGCAAACAGGTGCTTTTCATTAATATGTACCAAGTTTGTACCAGATTTTGTGGGCTTAACCCAAAAACTATATATTTCAAGTCTTTATGTTCATGGAAAACTTGATATACAACTCTAAACTGAAATGCTAATGAAGTAGTATGTTTCATCATTAGAACATGCATATCTATTATCTCATTGTTTCCATCTTAAATAgtagtttgttattctttcttaAACAAGTTTTAAGATCACTTTTCACATTGTATTATCCTTAAACCATGAGAACAGCAATCTCATTGTATTTGGTGTTCTGAATTATTTGACTGTTGTCAACTACATAACAAGCCCATGATTCGTTTTTTACCCCCCTCTTAACTGTGGCTTTGtgtaaaaatgaaaatataattatagtttgTACAAAATCTAAGTTTTATTCTATCTAAAGCTTTTTCTTTATGCTCCCTTTGCTGGATGCCGATCTGTTATAAATTATGGTTTTTTGTCCTGCGTTATTGTGCTAAGTTGAAGTCACGATTAGGATAGAAAAATGAATATTTTCTTGGATTAGTACCTGAGATGTGTTTATTTACAGATTATTGACTGAAGATCCtaaccaaagacttggagctagAGGTGCATCAGAGGTGATTTAATTTCTTATTAGCATACAGATGCTTGTTCCCCATTTTTATGATCATATTTCATTTTACTTGCACTTCAAACGTCACATTGATAGATGCTTAATTATCCAGGTGAAAGAACATGTTTTCTTTAAGGATATAAATTGGGACACACTTGCTAGATAGAAGGTATGTAATGCTTCTCAAGTCATAATTAAGTACTGTTAATTTCATCACTTCAATGCAATATGCgtttcaattaaaattataattattccctaatataatgaattatatttCATCACTTCAATgcaatggtttatggtttggatttgtcagttttatttttctgtttcgaCAGTTAAGTCTTTATTTGTCAGAGAGGTCTATTCAAGAGTCAGGATTATTCTGTGAACATATTGCATTATTTTCTGAATTGAAGAATCTTAGTCTCATCTATCTAATTGCTCATTTTGATTTTGAGAGGTCTATTTCCAAAGTCAGCAGATTTTTATTTGTTATGAAGTAGTCTCTGACCTATTTTGGCACCTTATATATCTATAACAATTTAGGTGCAAAATGTAATATCATATTTGTTAGTCATTACTCATTATTATGTATTCTTGAAATGTTAGCTCCAACTCTTTTAAGTGTCTATAGCTTTTGAGAACCTTGTGTTTCTTTGGTGATAAATCGAgttaaaattaagattaaaaaaagGTGATTTCTTTGGTGGTCTTTTTATAATTACGAAtgtcattatgaatatttttttaactacttttctatataattatgcaggataacaatgaagattaagctgacaattattgtggtttattggctaagatagagtgctatttagaatctttacatgtatggttgactaatgatttttattagaatatacttttattggctaagtgatattatggttttgatatggctatgcttaCTTTAGTTTGAGATGTATAAATTTTTACAGTTAACTTCATTCTTGTACTTTTGGatcaatattataaatatattttggttagagataatttttattatataaagaaattatttagtataattttgtattatttttattttgtaatattcaactcatttaaataaaaatgcaaaattattatatatgtaatcatattaactattatgttgtattaatatatatatatatatatatatatatatatatatatatatatatatatatatagagagagagagagagagaaaatagtatacaaaaaaaaacgagacctaaggctacacttatatacagtagttatagtatataaaaaaagagggacctaaggctacgcttataaaaagtagctatgatatacaatgtggctatgctttacaagtgatgcagtagtgtagaaaagcgtagcctattctgaaaAAAtaaaagctgaaaagcgtagcctttggtcctagatagcatcacttgaaaagcgtagcctattctcaaaggccaaaagcgtagcccttggtgcagaaaagcgtagcctttaagaataggcaacggccgaataggaatcactccaaaaagcgtagccgtagcccaaaaagcgtagctgtagcctaaggcatcatttttttttcacttttggctacacttttcaagtgtacctgaatgggtgtttttcttgtagtgataggacttccagttttcataccttgccaagagattttctaattattaatttatttttcttattaattaaattatttgctcaaaccttttcaaaaccccgaaatatacctttgcataaccaataataaatcatacttccctgcaattccttgagaagatgacccgaggtttaaatacttcggttatcaattccaaaggggtttgttaattgtgacaaccaaaacgtttgtaagaaaggttaattgcttggtttagaaactatacttgcaacgagaatttattataacttataaaccatcaatctttagttcttcaaaatggcgccgttgccaggaaattgtaaacgtgtgccttattattggttattgtaaatattattcaaaaaaatttttttttcagatttcaaaatcaaattttagatttcaaatcttttttcaaaaaaaaaatcatatctttttcaaaatcttatcttatctttttttttcaaaaatcatatcttttcaaaatattttcttatctttttttttcatatctttttcaaaatattctctttttgttagtttttgtttctaattttctcctactactatgaactctcacccctttggctatgagtctggttacaactatgttgcaggaagaggaatcTATAacaagaatatgcatcaaggtcaaagcaatcaaagatggatggagccaagaggatcttatcaaccctttaggcaacaacaccttccaagatatcatggatgAAGACCACTCTGCAATGCATACCaggatgatagatatggtggacccccttgtagttaccaacaagccccatcatatgccgatgaaccacctcctcaacatagctttgaaccaccacactcacaagcccctttccaccattcacctccagatgaccctaatccttatccaccacaccaaccaccatatgaaccatacccagaaccaccacctcaatattcaccatctccatatccttatcaaaaaGAACCACCTCCATATTACGGACCTATTTTCCAaaaaaatgaaccctcctatccatcccaaacctccatggagagcacacttgcctctatcactagtctcacctctactcttcaagcacttATATCCTGCATGGACCAACCTTCTACCCCCAATATTTATCCCTCAAGCTCCaatgcacttccatctcaaccacataatgatccacccatcccattaccaccatccatggaagagcacccacatctatCAACCCAAGAGCGATATGATTCCAATgatactattgacatggaacaagagagagaggatcatcttcatgaatccatacttcataatgagctagaggaggcactaaagatgaaggtagtagagacctttgcagatgaaggagtagttaaagggagttatcatagaaaagaagccatcaaggaggaatacgatttcatacttaaacacttggatcaagcgataaatcgattgcCTTTCCAACGTTCAGACATTCAAGGAAGCCCCATGGCATCATATGCAggatctaatgaagaacgtagcatgaaggagacactagaaactgcAGTGGACAATAAGGAGCGTGACTTTGTActtgaacaagtggaggaagccgaaattattaaagaagaagaagcggttcaatacttaggagatgctgaacctccatgggaaggtcaagttatagagcctccttcaaagacgtttgaaactaatattgaggaaggtgtacaacctccaaggcatatcatggttgaagactttgaaggggacaatcaagagatggattcaatcattaatgaattcttatctgcatttgaatcctctcccattggacttgacatggagattaaagaagaagaagcaccacctcccatgcccttggtgagcaatgaagaagagattgaactggaagaaagctaccaagaggaagaggttgatattgaagaagcttgcaaagaggtggtaattgtcaaagaagaacagaaaggagtggagcttgcaagttcattaggaacccctccccctaagttgccatcatccttcacaatattcaagtgggtaaaattcatatcccttagctttctaattccacttgaatacgggctactggagacggatggtcaacttagagctctttgtggcattaagagtaagaggaagatggtccgtggtaagaattgtcctgcaaggttcattatggttggaagctttgagTTTAACcgtaaaggttggtgtagagctcaactgagtgggtctaggaagttgtttggccgctttagtgagaattcagattgcttgctacccatatgaaatcataatgatcaacaagaagatgggtgcaaaagcaaggtttgggaccccagaattcattctggcaatcaacactcttggggcctggtcacttgttttaacttgcttgaaggctttttgCGCCTGGTTTGGAATcctggaggctattggaatttcAAATATTGGTGGAaatttttggatgaatacaagcacaaggcACCATaatagggagctcaccaaatgtccaacttaaggactttaactaaaagtgctaggtgggagacaaccaaccatggtatgatcgtccctcttcagttttaattttaatttgttttttagttttgattgaacctggaatcatgcatagcattcatattgagcattgcattctgcatactgcattattataaaaaaaaattcgcaCACGACGCGAGAGCGTCGCTGACGAGCCCGCGTCATTtatgcgttgggaagaaaataatatgaacagagagtcacgcgaaagtgcggctggaggcgtgcctttggcacaaattggtccacacgaccacgtcacccacgcgaatgcgtgcctcaaaatcgacgtaaaaagggtgtatggccgaaagttgagctagaattgggctagattcgtgctagaagcacaaaccctgccacgcgtatgcgtgccccacgcgtccgcgccgtTTTCAAATTTAGGCCATCCACATGAtcacgtcaaccacgcgaccgcgtcactcaaaGACTTAGCAATATgaatttcaaacagagagttccGCGACCGCGAGGCTGTCCTCGCGCTAATGGTACAAATAGATCCACGCGACTGCGTGGATGATGCGTTTGCGTcatttcatagaagcgctatccgcgcgaacgcgtcactcacgcgtacgcgtcacaagcggcgcacagcttatccaaatcagccaaatatcttttctttttccccatatctaaattttttctttccttcttatttctttcttcctcctgtCTTACctgctttttcttttccattggtgttaaaattctcttcttcaactattgcatcttttcttgaattattctggtgcttcataacttgttttatattaattggggattattattcataaatcaatgctactttttataatactgatattccttttgcattgatatgcacttacactatcttcattacccacactctcttcccattgttgcaatttttatactattgatatgccatttgcttccactattttctcgctttcatgttgtagctaccatgtaaatgagacctttattatttggcattaatacccatattttatttatgttcttatctttatttttgggttacttttcttcttttcctcttctttcaggatggccaccaaagaagggaaagggaaaacttctatatggggcaacaaacaagtctaCCGCACAatttttggagaaaagcatcagttggagcaacccgtccacctgcacatctcagcatgcaccgaggacggtgcaatctttaagtgtggggaggtcaacaCCGATccccatgggttagttactttttttttcaaacaccaatgttaatttgttaattgttgcatttgcatgtttgtttgattttatgcatttagttactacttggttaaagtaatattttctatttcaagaaattttttagtatttcactaatttaaattgaaaaatttgtgttaaacttgtttggaagttgtatttagaacatgatttttaagccaaagaacacacaacctgtgagatttgatcttaattacatggttacattatttaaccataaatattttattcttgtgtgttttcttctctatgattgtaatctatattttgttccattctatatatccattatttagtgtatttacatgcttgcatatgtgATGCGGCAGAAATtggcaaattaaaaattattaaaatatatacgttgcaagtatagttcttaactcgccagaaatccacttatcaatttagaaaggtgtcacagaaatttaaaattaaaatactgggagtatgaatcccaggtcgtctcccaacgagttgcagaaaagtgtgctattttattaatcagatgttttcaaaaaggtttgagttgactaaacaggaaataaaattggagaatttcaataatgtaaataaaagccttgactgggagttgattagttggaaatcccgctgttgttggattactctatagattaattgataattaaaggttatcctgtttagttatctcttactaggtaagggaaagtcaaacaagttgggatgctatgcccgttcacaagttgcaacccacttaattaaaagggattggtgttagtgactggagtgcaagccaacaataacccaattataatctttctttcaagccttccaactcaaaggttcctttcaatcaactccccatcaagatagggaactactcgctcattgtgaatgtaaaattcataacatatgaaagggaattgaagaaagacattgtaaataaaaaatcaaaataatcaattaaaaataaaaataatccttgtattaaataatcctaaaaatattccaatggtaaaattaagcaaagcaaaggacatggaagagtaaaaccaagtaaagaaaatgaactagaatgacgaagtcttgatgaggtaataactcttctcagtatcccaatgcaaaaagtggtagaagata contains:
- the LOC112696574 gene encoding uncharacterized protein isoform X1, which produces MAPPPSPLSSSASERESSRMRGNAMEERKRRCSIAAETPPPLLGLVSVAVLPPSGFCAPAEELEGRKDGCIAAFVLCRGAAVNWSSPLSCCTTSKPLRRRSSLHCHCSTPSSYPLSPVMMNCNG
- the LOC112696574 gene encoding uncharacterized protein isoform X2, which gives rise to MYRRLCALSRRCRQLELAAELLHHLQAVASPLISSLSLLNTIVVSSVTSDDELQWLIEIQKQIVDQTIKESDQCDKEKEKFSKEVS